Proteins from a single region of Pungitius pungitius chromosome 4, fPunPun2.1, whole genome shotgun sequence:
- the LOC119227784 gene encoding cytochrome P450 27C1 — protein sequence MAILNTLTATCWKNVLGNRMKKHQFFILRALQSAASEASGLSAAGGEAMPERLITPSDVGEKTRIMTLNEMPGPSTMSNLVEFLWRDGFSRIHEIQMEHRKKFGKIFKSRFGPQLVVSVADRDLVAEVLRAEGVAPQRANMESWKEYRDLIGSSTGLISAEGEDWLKMRSVLRQLIMRPRDVAVFSDDVNKVVDDLIKRVGILRTQEPDGATVLNVNDLFFKYAMEGVAVILYESRLGCLENEIPQETQDYIGALHLMFSSFKTTMYAGAIPKWLRPLIPKPWEEFCLSWDGLFKFSRFHVNKRLAEIKAQLERGEEVKGGLLTHLLVTKEMTMEEIYANLTEMLLAGVDTTSFTLSWASYLLARHPHIQQQIFTEVKRTLGPGAVATADDVTRLPLIRGLVKETLRLFPVLPGNGRITQDDLVVGGYFIPKGTQLALCHYSTSFEEENFANALDFRPDRWIRKDSTDRVDNFGSIPFGYGIRSCIGKRVAELEMHLALTRLIQKFHICMSPLTADVKPKTHGLLCPAAPINLQFIDRDN from the exons ATGGCCATCCTGAATACTTTAACGGCAACATGTTGGAAGAATGTTCTAGGAAACCGGATGAAGAAGCATCAGTTCTTCATTTTACGCGCCTTGCAGTCAGCAGCCAgcgaggcttctgggctctctgcagctggaggagaggccATGCCAGAAAGACTGATCACACCCTCAGATGTTGGTGAGAAAACCCGAATCATGACCCTAAACGAAATGCCCGGACCCAGCACCATGTCCAACTTGGTCGAGTTCCTGTGGAGAGACGGTTTCAGCCGAATCCATGAAATCCAG ATGGAGCACCGGAAGAAGTTTGGCAAAATTTTCAAATCCCGTTTTGGGCCCCAGCTGGTGGTGTCTGTTGCTGACCGGGACCTGGTGGCTGAGGTGCTGAGGGCTGAGGGTGTGGCCCCTCAGAGGGCAAACATGGAGTCCTGGAAGGAGTACAGAGACCTGATCGGCAGTTCCACTGGCCTCATCTCCGC GGAGGGAGAAGATTGGCTGAAGATGCGGAGTGTGCTCAGGCAGCTCATCATGCGTCCCCGTGATGTAGCCGTCTTCTCCGACGACGTGAACAAAGTGGTGGATGACCTCATCAAGAGAGTTGGCATTCTGCGCACCCAGGAGCCCGATGGCGCCACTGTCCTCAATGTTAATGACCTATTCTTCAAATATGCCATGGAAG GTGTGGCAGTCATTTTGTACGAGTCCCGATTAGGATGTCTGGAAAATGAAATTCCCCAGGAAACCCAAGACTACATTGGCGCTCTGCACCtcatgttcagctccttcaagACAACCATGTATGCAGGTGCCATCCCCAAGTGGCTCCGTCCTCTCATCCCCAAACCTTGGGAGGAGTTCTGTCTCTCTTGGGACGGCCTTTTCAAATTCA GCCGTTTTCACGTGAATAAGAGGCTTGCAGAGATCAAGGCGCAGCTGgagcggggggaggaggtgaaggggggGCTGCTCACACACCTACTCGTTACCAAGGAGATGACCATGGAGGAGATCTACGCCAATTTAACGGAGATGCTGCTGGCCGGGGTtgacacg ACATCCTTCACCCTGTCCTGGGCCAGCTACCTATTAGCACGTCACCCTCATATTCAGCAGCAAATCTTTACGGAAGTGAAGAGGACTCTGGGACCAGGAGCAGTCGCCACAGCCGATGATGTCACTCGTCTACCTCTCATCAGGGGTCtggtcaaagagacactcag GCTTTTTCCAGTTCTCCCTGGCAACGGACGGATTACCCAGGATGACTTGGTGGTTGGCGGCTACTTCATTCCCAAAGGG ACTCAGCTGGCCCTTTGTCACTACTCCACATCTTTTGAGGAAGAGAACTTTGCGAATGCTTTAGACTTCCGACCGGATCGCTGGATACGGAAAGATTCCACAGATCGCGTCGACAACTTTGGCTCAATTCCCTTCGGCTACGGCATTAGGAGCTGCATTGGCAAGAGAGTGGCAGAGTTAGAGATGCATCTGGCGCTCACAAGG CTCATTCAAAAGTTCCACATCTGCATGTCTCCTCTCACCGCCGATGTCAAGCCCAAAACCCACGGCCTGCTGTGCCCCGCCGCCCCCATCAACCTGCAGTTCATCGACCGGGATAACTAG